A stretch of Dietzia lutea DNA encodes these proteins:
- a CDS encoding ABC transporter ATP-binding protein translates to MNTARIVEPDIPRTATHDSLFSMSDIDVRFGGIRALSGVSLDVRPRTVQGVIGPNGAGKTTLFNVACGFIQPQEGSLSWKGERLARLRPHQLAGLGISRTLQGLGLFENITVLENVMVGLDRHARSGFFAGLLGVGRSSREELALRERAMSILEELGIDAHADRLPPSLPYAICKRVALARAVAVEPELLLLDEPASGLSNAEMDELGDLIRALSDRMAVMLVEHHMDLVMAVCDEIVVLDFGRRIARGTPAEVQNDPAVVAAYLGETVGDEGTAASSPEDGE, encoded by the coding sequence TTGAACACCGCCAGAATCGTCGAACCGGACATCCCCCGGACCGCAACCCATGACTCGCTCTTCAGCATGAGCGACATCGACGTGCGCTTCGGCGGGATCCGCGCCCTCAGCGGCGTCTCGCTCGACGTGCGACCCCGGACAGTGCAGGGCGTCATCGGCCCCAACGGCGCCGGCAAGACCACCCTGTTCAACGTCGCCTGCGGCTTCATCCAGCCGCAGGAGGGATCGCTGTCCTGGAAGGGGGAGCGGCTCGCCCGCCTCCGCCCACATCAATTGGCAGGGCTCGGTATCTCCCGCACACTGCAGGGCCTGGGCCTGTTCGAGAACATCACCGTGCTCGAGAACGTCATGGTCGGGCTGGACCGGCACGCCCGGTCCGGGTTCTTCGCGGGACTGCTCGGCGTCGGCCGCAGCAGCCGCGAGGAACTGGCCCTGCGCGAACGGGCCATGAGCATTCTCGAGGAACTGGGGATCGACGCCCACGCCGACCGGCTTCCGCCGTCGCTTCCCTATGCCATCTGTAAGCGCGTCGCCCTAGCCCGCGCGGTCGCGGTCGAACCGGAGTTGCTGCTGCTCGACGAACCGGCCTCCGGGTTGTCCAATGCGGAGATGGACGAGCTGGGCGACCTCATCCGCGCCCTCAGCGACCGGATGGCCGTGATGCTCGTCGAGCACCACATGGACCTCGTGATGGCCGTGTGCGACGAGATCGTCGTGCTCGACTTCGGCCGCCGGATCGCCCGCGGCACCCCGGCGGAGGTCCAGAACGACCCGGCCGTCGTCGCCGCCTACCTGGGCGAGACGGTCGGGGACGAGGGAACAGCCGCATCCTCCCCCGAGGACGGTGAGTGA
- a CDS encoding helix-turn-helix domain-containing protein, translating into MTTDALAESGREDRLKAAWAEMLEDSDRIADEISATMVAKDSVSGWSTPELRAVLRRSIREHVRRGLKRLGGQVDDAGREVRVADVWRATGIERARQGVPLEAVLSAYTTGNLALWEAMTERVREGRADVSTEELLAAGRRLWRDLGIQSEVMSEAYRREVARQELRDLRRQENYLAGLLEGRASSPEFATQAEEILGIRPNVPLACVVAILEDTRSEPLRHPEDRVERMGGTSRWGVRDGALYGVVTLQGVDEAWLTDVLRPAVAGRVGVALARHGMAGTAAAFRLAARAAATLSAGEQRLVWASARLPELLLETSPEVGAMIEEQVLGPVLALPDHQRTTLLETLRALLRHGGSATSAAGELFCHRNTVMYRSRQLVGLTGCDLQEPRGRLLLELAIIAHDLAVASGRGGA; encoded by the coding sequence ATGACGACGGACGCTCTCGCCGAGTCGGGACGCGAGGATCGACTCAAGGCGGCGTGGGCCGAGATGTTGGAGGATTCCGACCGCATCGCGGACGAGATCTCCGCCACGATGGTCGCCAAGGACTCGGTCTCCGGTTGGTCGACCCCGGAGTTGCGGGCCGTGCTGCGGCGTAGCATCCGCGAGCACGTCCGGCGGGGACTGAAGCGGCTCGGCGGCCAGGTCGACGACGCGGGGCGCGAGGTCAGGGTGGCCGACGTGTGGCGGGCGACAGGCATTGAGCGGGCGCGCCAGGGCGTACCCCTGGAGGCGGTGCTGTCCGCGTACACCACCGGAAACCTGGCCCTGTGGGAGGCCATGACTGAGCGTGTGCGGGAGGGTCGGGCCGACGTCTCCACCGAGGAGCTGTTGGCCGCAGGCCGCCGGCTGTGGCGGGACCTCGGGATCCAGAGCGAGGTGATGAGCGAGGCCTACCGCCGTGAGGTCGCCAGGCAGGAGTTGCGGGACCTGCGTCGGCAGGAGAACTACCTCGCCGGCCTGCTCGAAGGCCGGGCCTCGAGTCCGGAGTTCGCCACCCAGGCCGAGGAGATACTGGGCATCCGTCCCAACGTTCCCCTCGCGTGCGTCGTCGCGATCCTGGAGGACACGCGCAGCGAACCCCTGCGCCACCCCGAGGACCGCGTCGAGCGGATGGGCGGGACCTCCCGGTGGGGCGTGCGCGACGGCGCCCTCTACGGCGTGGTCACTCTCCAGGGCGTCGACGAGGCGTGGCTGACTGATGTGCTCCGCCCGGCGGTCGCAGGCCGAGTCGGCGTGGCCCTGGCACGCCACGGTATGGCGGGGACCGCCGCCGCGTTCCGGCTCGCCGCACGCGCCGCGGCCACGCTCTCGGCAGGCGAGCAGCGTCTCGTGTGGGCCTCGGCCCGGCTGCCGGAGCTTCTGCTCGAGACGAGCCCCGAGGTCGGGGCGATGATCGAGGAACAGGTGCTCGGCCCGGTACTGGCGTTGCCGGATCACCAGCGCACGACGCTGCTGGAGACCCTCCGGGCGTTGCTGCGCCACGGCGGCTCGGCCACGTCCGCGGCCGGGGAGCTGTTCTGCCACCGCAACACCGTGATGTATCGCAGCCGTCAGCTGGTGGGGCTGACCGGCTGCGACCTGCAGGAGCCGCGCGGCAGGCTGTTGCTCGAGCTCGCGATCATCGCCCATGACCTCGCCGTGGCCTCCGGCAGGGGTGGGGCCTGA